A single window of Anopheles moucheti chromosome 2, idAnoMoucSN_F20_07, whole genome shotgun sequence DNA harbors:
- the LOC128309956 gene encoding LOW QUALITY PROTEIN: beta-galactosidase-like (The sequence of the model RefSeq protein was modified relative to this genomic sequence to represent the inferred CDS: substituted 1 base at 1 genomic stop codon), with the protein MECLLSVLHCVRGNGSRGSSLSTHXFSCLDAPFGVVLQQQHAQFIGACLREMFCGKPAPSMANIVHILSCLVILLAAPRSVDMRLFSIDYDNNTFVMDGKPFQYVAGSFHYFRALPESWPTILRAMRAAGLNAITTYVEWSLHNPEDGVYNWQGMADIEHFIELADNEGLYVILRPGPYICAERDMGGFPSWLLHKYPNILLRTNDNTYLREVRTWYAQLLSRLQRFLIGQGGPIIMVQVENEYGSFYACDHKYLNWLRDETERYVMGNAVLFTNNGPGLEGCGAIEHVLSSLDFGPGTEDEINGFWTTLRKTQPKGPLVNAEYYPGWLTHWQESHMARTETKLVADSLDFMLRNKVNVNIYMFFGGTNYGYTAGANKQGAGEYVADITSYDYDAPLDESGDPTPKYFALRDIILKYFPNPNVPVPEPALKIQLPPLAMVRLGSLLEPALLDRLSTQTVTNHLPMSFEALNQISGLVLYETLIPDDIRTDPRKLIVEGVHDRGYVFVGDRYVGVLSRENQISTLPLALDAGQTLRIVIENQGRINFGTANDSKGIVGNVYVNTRELFNWTMYSLPLNDFKPIIQAIRHHRKQRGRGEAPKVTPMSVYYAIFDVAGELADTYLDPTGWGKGVIFVNGCNIGRYWPTVGPQVTLYVSKHLLKPKNNYLSIIEYQKQWDSIPPVTFSKTPLFN; encoded by the exons ATGGAATGTCTTTTAAGCGTTCTCCATTGCGTCCGTGGTAATGGTAGTCGTGGATCAAGCTTATCAACACACTAGTTCTCATGTCTGGACGCCCCATTCGGCGTCGtactgcagcagcaacatgcTCAGTTTATCGGTGCGTGCCTGCGGGAAATGTTCTGTGGAAAACCTGCGCCTAGCATGGCTAACATCGTGCACATTCTTTCCTGTTTGGTGATCTTGCTTGCAGCGCCACGCTCGGTGGATATG CGCCTGTTCAGCATCGACTACGACAACAACACCTTTGTGATGGATGGTAAACCGTTCCAGTACGTGGCCGGCTCGTTCCACTACTTCCGCGCACTACCGGAAAGTTGGCCAACCATCTTGCGGGCGATGCGCGCCGCCGGACTTAATGCAATTACGAC GTATGTCGAATGGTCTTTGCACAATCCCGAGGACGGCGTCTACAACTGGCAAGGAATGGCCGATATTGAGCATTTCATCGAGCTGGCCGATAACGAAGGACTGTACGTTATTCTGCGCCCGGGACCATACATTTGCGCTGAGCGGGATATGGGCGGATTCCCATCGTGGTTGCTACACAAATATCCCAACATACTGCTGCGCACGAACGATAACA CGTATCTGCGGGAGGTTCGGACCTGGTATGCTCAGCTGCTGTCCCGTCTGCAAAGATTCCTTATCGGACAAGGTGGTCCGATCATTATGGTGCAGGTTGAGAACGAGTATGGATCGTTCTATGCGTGCGATCACAAATACCTGAACTGGTTGCGCGACGAGACGG AGCGATACGTGATGGGAAACGCAGTCCTCTTCACCAACAATGGGCCAGGTCTGGAGGGATGCGGTGCGATAGAGCATGTGCTGAGCTCGCTTGATTTCGGCCCGGGAACAG AGGACGAAATTAATGGCTTTTGGACCACGCTcagaaaaacacaacccaaAGGACCATTGGTCAACGCGGAATACTATCCGGGTTGGTTAACGCACTGGCAGGAATCACACATGGCCCGCACCGAAACCAAGCTGGTCGCCGACAGCTTGGACTTTATGTTGCGCAACAAGGTCAATGTGAACATTTAcatgtttttcggtggtacaAACTATGGCTACACCGCGGGAGCAAACAAGCAGGGTGCGGGAGAATATGTGGCTGATATCACCTCGTACGACTACGACGCACCACTGGATGAGTCCGGCGATCCAACGCCTAAGTATTTCGCGCTTCGTGACATCATCCTGAAGTACTTCCCGAACCCCAATGTACCTGTTCCCGAACCGG CACTCAAAATTCAGCTACCCCCGTTAGCAATGGTACGACTTGGGAGCCTGCTTGAACCGGCACTACTTGATCGTCTCTCCACGCAAACTGTCACCAACCATCTGCCCATGTCGTTTGAAGCGCTTAACCAAATCTCCGGCCTAGTGCTGTACGAGACACTCATACCGGACGACATCAGGACGGACCCACGCAAACTCATCGTGGAGGGTGTGCACGATCGGGGCTACGTGTTCGTCGGGGACCGGTACGTTGGGGTACTGTCGCGCGAAAACCAAATCAGCACACTTCCGCTCGCCCTAGACGCGGGCCAAACGTTGCGCATTGTAATCGAAAACCAGGGACGTATCAACTTTGGCACTGCCAACGACTCCAAAGGTATCGTGGGAAACGTGTACGTTAACACGCGGGAACTATTCAACTGGACCATGTACAGCTTGCCGCTAAATGATTTTAAACCGATCATACAAGCAATACGCCATCACCGGAAGCAACGTGGTAGAGGTGAGGCGCCGAAGGTAACTCCAATGTCCGTGTACTATGCGATATTCGACGTGGCAGGAGAGCTGGCGGATACGTACCTCGACCCAACCGGATGGGGCAAGGGAGTGATTTTTGTCAACGGGTGCAACATTGGACGCTATTGGCCAACGGTCGGGCCACAGGTAACACTGTACGTTTCGAAACATTTGCTCAAACCCAAAAACAATTACCTCTCGATTATCGAATATCAGAAGCAGTGGGACTCTATTCCTCCGGTAACTTTTTCCAAAACACCATTATTTAACTAA
- the LOC128310387 gene encoding beta-galactosidase: MNVYLVLLPIALCLCSLQTIEADQPVRKFDIDFQNDTFTKDGQPFQFISGSFHYFRALPQSWRHILRSMRAAGLNTVMTYIEWSLYEPMPGQYQWEGIANLEEFIETARSENLFVILRPGPYICAERDMGGFPHWLLTKYPTIKLRTYDGDYLREVQTWYNQLMPRIVPHLYGNGGPVIMVSVENEYGSFHACDGKYMEFLKNLTVHFVEDKAVLFTNDGPELLKCGSIPGILPTLDFGITNNPNAFWQQLRKFLPKGPLVNAEYYPGWLTHWMEPTARVDAGMVVNTLKIMLNQKVNVNFYMFFGGTNFGFTAGANDVGPGKYSADITSYDYDAPLDEAGDPTAKYFAIRKVLLEYFGDPGVPAPEKLPKMTLDTVWLERRGSMISKHGRTMLSNRIVAAVQPVSFEALNQHSGFLLYETTLPAGLNRDPFTLKVQHLHDRAYVHVDGTFYGILSRETNVDTIPLSVGLGTKLQLLVESQGRINYNIPNDFKGILGSVTVDAKPLYNWTITSFPLDSYRYLENFLSQQPTEKEDLVGAGAQIYYGTFMINTDTIYDTYLYPSAWGKGLVFVNGFNLGRYWPLAGPQITLYVPRHILKKGNNQLVMIEYQQHIQHPYVQFIDKPIFT; this comes from the exons ATGAACGTTTATCTAGTGCTATTGCCGATTGCACTCTGTCTTTGCAGTTTGCAAACGATAGAAGCTGATCAACCGGTT CGAAAGTTTGACATCGACTTCCAAAATGATACCTTCACGAAAGATGGCCAACCGTTCCAGTTTATCTCCGGTTCGTTTCATTACTTCCGAGCGCTACCGCAATCATGGCGTCACATCTTGCGATCGATGAGGGCGGCTGGATTGAACACAGTAATGAC CTACATTGAATGGTCACTATACGAACCGATGCCGGGTCAGTACCAATGGGAAGGCATCGCCAATCTGGAGGAATTCATCGAGACAGCGAGAAGTGAAAATCTGTTTGTCATTCTGCGTCCCGGACCATACATCTGTGCGGAACGGGATATGGGAGGGTTCCCACACTGGTTGCTCACCAAGTATCCTACAATCAAACTGCGAACTTACGACGGAG ACTATTTGAGGGAAGTTCAAACTTGGTACAATCAGCTCATGCCACGCATTGTACCTCATCTGTACGGCAACGGTGGTCCCGTGATTATGGTGTCCGTTGAAAATGAATACGGGTCCTTCCATGCCTGCGACGGGAAATATATGGAGTTCTTGAAAAATTTAACCG TTCACTTCGTGGAGGATAAAGCCGTACTGTTTACTAACGATGGACCGGAGCTTTTAAAGTGTGGCTCCATCCCCGGAATTCTACCGACGCTGGATTTTGGAATCA CCAACAATCCGAACGCATTCTGGCAACAATTGCGCAAGTTTTTGCCCAAAGGACCGCTCGTTAATGCTGAGTATTACCCTGGCTGGTTAACACACTGGATGGAACCAACGGCGCGTGTCGATGCAGGAATGGTAGTGAACACGCTGAAGATCATGCTCAACCAGAAGGTAAACGTGAACTTTTACATGTTTTTCGGTGGAACCAATTTTGGATTTACTGCCGGGGCAAATGATGTTGGACCCGGTAAGTACAGTGCGGATATAACGTCCTACGACTACGATGCACCGTTGGATGAGGCTGGAGATCCAACGGCAAAATATTTTGCAATCCGGAAAGTGTTGCTTGAG TACTTTGGTGATCCTGGTGTGCCAGCACCGGAGAAATTGCCCAAAATGACACTTGACACGGTATGGCTGGAACGGCGTGGATCAATGATATCGAAACACGGCCGAACAATGCTGTCGAACCGAATTGTTGCTGCCGTTCAACCTGTTTCTTTTGAAGCCCTCAATCAACATTCTGGTTTTCTGCTGTACGAAACGACGCTACCGGCTGGATTGAATCGAGATCCGTTCACACTGAAGGTGCAACATCTCCACGATCGTGCTTATGTGCATGTCGATGGG ACATTCTACGGTATACTGTCGCGTGAAACCAACGTTGATACGATTCCGTTGAGTGTCGGGCTGGGCACAAAGCTTCAGCTCCTGGTAGAAAGTCAGGGTCGCATTAATTACAACATTCCGAACGACTTTAAGGGTATTTTGGGATCGGTGACGGTCGATGCCAAACCCCTATACAACTGGACTATCACATCATTCCCACTGGACAGCTATCGCTATCTCGAGAACTTTTTGTCCCAACAACCCACAGAGAAGGAAGATCTAGTTGGGGCTGGAGCACAAATTTACTACGGCACGTTTATGATCAATACCGACACAATCTATGATACCTATCTGTACCCCAGTGCGTGGGGTAAAGGATTAGTGTTCGTTAATGGTTTCAACCTGGGTCGCTATTGGCCATTGGCTGGACCTCAAATAACTCTCTATGTGCCGAGACATATTCTGAAGAAAGGCAACAACCAGCTAGTCATGATCGAGTACCAGCAGCACATCCAGCATCCGTACGTGCAGTTCATTGATAAGCCAATATTTACTTAA
- the LOC128310388 gene encoding uncharacterized protein LOC128310388, translated as MSQPVQNGTDNDVLTECYDPVAILLSSVNHDTENLTEVLRQCGVKYNQLSGLVEEDLRQMGMSNSMAIKEILSEISTLSNQQRLYDSVLLNEFRPQEYVETVCTNSTEHMAVMSCMMRLIHLKTKASFPHNVLLDDRYYSSEYCLQQTEKIKEKLDDIYSCINITANRERSRSFKRKIGLPLMLIAGALVLSLVYKKTASILS; from the exons ATGAGCCAACCGGTGCAAAATGGTACGGATAACGACGTGCTGACCGAGTGTTACGATCCGGTCGCCATCCTGCTGAGTAGCGTAAATCACGATACTGAAAATCTCACTGAAGTATTACG ACAATGCGGTGTCAAGTACAACCAACTCAGTGGTCTGGTGGAGGAGGATTTGCGACAAATGGGCATGAGCAACAGTATGGCAATAAAGGAAATTTTGTCTGAAATATCCACTCTGTCCAACCAGCAGCGACTTTACGATAG TGTGCTTCTTAACGAGTTCCGACCGCAGGAATATGTGGAAACTGTTTGTACTAACAGTACAGAGCACATGGCAGTGATGAGTTGCATGATGCGGTTGATACATCTTAAGACAAAAGCGTCCTTTCCACATAACGTGCTGCTGGATGATCGGTATTATTCATCGGAATATTGTCTACAGCAGACCGAAAAGATTAAGGAAAAGCTGGACGATATTTATTCCTGTATCAACATAACAGCAAACCGTGAAAGGTCACGATCATTCAAACGTAAAATAGGCCTACCGTTAATGTTAATTGCCGGTGCATTAGTGTTATCGCTTGTTTACAAGAAAACTGCTTCCATTTTGTCGTAG
- the LOC128309333 gene encoding biorientation of chromosomes in cell division protein 1-like 1, translating into MIDDPHFIDAMVQELKSQGLFDQFRKECLADVDTKPAYQNLRQRVEGTVNKFLGQQEWSDNIRYKNQLRDQLRKNIIESGFLDAGVERIVDQVVNPKIATIFQPKVEEIVYNYLGIEKPKSSFNGNEHTSGCAESLLEDLEAVSPDSDKKSEGCMTPSPPPPQQLPQPPEPTEEPIEHVVENMDIDEDDEVLDESKEQDDFESPAFEPLEVRSPSKTKDEMNDSNSSAISGLTSQESVKSDDRADSPARGTPAKESTDVPACNEQECPTTKDSEFSQEIGPANDSQLSQVSSNSQLLTATAPSSSEEMQPPEENERLDITEDAQMPTLFSSSMDKVSSSNEGDNKEGSEVVKKITFDFKKEEYDFVGTGRPSAAITCTDESFGDGNRLRDQEDDSTPLGTPMETPTDTSEKPKDNNDQPNLTLQDEETSQSEHSLKICEDTFSDENTKDSRSGDGAISAQDSPSKIKGLSDASSCSVKSDKHAKDTPSYQPIIADEKPTETEQADDDQRQDEERKEKKDEEEAEQNGKTITANKDDDHYQEHHKHQNDRRSSDRDSEDGNDKHGSGGSGAPPASEKNRSAEDKLSSSQESNEKVSEKEKSPTKDATDLVQSPTGKELDRNCRSVTPTGTPIDSSSSGIQSGDDSEKSPETLKSYNRLESIVLPVQPVVIDQMLTSADDSEIERLLSGETQTNDATLESLQRQWQSTEGKIRKPMCASNFYEARRLIRVRKQIQRHQQKCRAQALAMAKKYINENKAFAGRGMEDQGIELEFVCDGKRKSPGPLISSPVPKVEQPTVDNAPKSPVSDPELLYFPEEEEVYRIDEKQLNFLRSKTDGVTFGKNFKVQHYSTMICSLATAPVAMTRVSKRPTTSAFGSAKIRRTDPINGITKKLDLSPEGGKNGTTLAIRKQRSIRNRLVEKSTPPSVGTDA; encoded by the exons ATGATAGACGATCCACATTTCATCGACGCCATGGTGCAGGAGCTGAAGTCTCAAGGTCTTTTCGATCAGTTCCGGAAGGAGTGTTTGGCCGACGTGGATACGAAACCTGCTTATCAAAACTTGCGACAACGCGTGGAAGGCACGGTGAATAAATTTCTGGGTCAGCAAGAATGGTCCGATAACATACGGTACAAAAATCAGCTACGAGATCAGCTGCGAAAAAACATCATCGA ATCTGGATTTCTCGATGCCGGTGTAGAACGAATAGTGGATCAGGTGGTGAACCCAAAGATTGCCACCATATTCCAGCCGAAGGTGGAAGAAATTGTCTACAACTATCTTGGAATTGAAAAACCAAAATCATCCTTCAACGGGAATGAGCATACGTCCGGATGTGCAGAATCATTGCTAGAAGACTTGGAAGCGGTGAGTCCAGATTCAGACAAAAAGTCTGAAGGTTGCATGACTCCTTCGCCGCCACCGCCACAACAGCTTCCACAACCACCGGAACCCACGGAAGAACCGATTGAACATGTCGTGGAAAACATGGACAtcgatgaggatgatgaggTGCTGGATGAATCGAAAGAGCAAGACGATTTTGAATCGCCCGCATTTGAACCGCTGGAAGTGCGATCTCCCAGCAAAACAAAGGATGAAATGAATGATTCCAACTCTTCCGCCATCAGCGGACTAACGTCACAGGAGTCGGTGAAAAGTGACGATCGTGCGGATAGTCCGGCACGCGGTACTCCTGCCAAGGAGTCGACCGATGTGCCGGCATGCAACGAACAGGAGTGCCCGACGACGAAAGATTCAGAGTTCAGTCAGGAAATTGGCCCAGCAAATGATTCTCAGCTGTCACAGGTGTCTAGCAACAGTCAGCTGCTAACGGCAACTGCTCCATCTTCTAGTGAAGAGATGCAACCTCCGGAGGAAAACGAACGGCTGGACATTACCGAAGATGCCCAAATGCCTACACTGTTCAGCagttcgatggacaaagtgtcTAGCTCCAACGAGGGCGATAATAAAGAAGGGTCGGAGGTCGTTAAGAAGATTACTTTCGATTTCAAGAAGGAGGAATATGATTTCGTCGGCACTGGTCGTCCTTCAGCAGCAATTACTTGTACTGATGAGAGTTTTGGCGATGGTAACCGATTGCGCGATCAAGAAG ATGATAGCACTCCATTGGGGACCCCGATGGAAACGCCGACAGACACTTCGGAGAAACCCAAAGATAATAATGATCAGCCAAACCTTACGCTGCAAGATGAGGAGACGTCCCAATCGGAACATTCGCTTAAAATTTGTGAAGACACGTTCAGTGATGAAAATACGAAAGATTCACGCTCAGGAGACGGTGCGATATCGGCCCAAGATAGTCCATCGAAAATCAAAGGACTGTCCGATGCTAGCAGCTGCAGTGTGAAGAGTGATAAGCATGCTAAAGATACTCCATCATACCAACCCATTATTGCAGATGAAAAACCAACGGAAACGGAACAAGCAGATGATGATCAAAGACAGgatgaagaaagaaaagaaaagaaagacgaagaagaagctgaacaaaatggcaaaacaataACGGCTAACAAAGATGATGATCACTACCAGGAACATCACAAGCACCAAAACGACCGTCGATCGAGTGATCGCGATTCAGAGGATGGTAACGATAAGCATGGTTCCGGCGGATCGGGTGCACCACCGGCATCCGAAAAGAATCGTAGTGCTGAAGATAAATTATCCTCCTCGCAAGAATCAAACGAAAAAGTttctgaaaaagaaaaatctccCACAAAAGATGCGACGGATTTGGTGCAATCACCAACTGGCAAAGAGCTAGATCGGAACTGTCGTTCGGTGACACCAACGGGTACGCCCATCGATTCATCCTCTTCCGGCATCCAATCTGGAGACGATTCGGAGAAAAGTCCCGAAACGTTGAAATCATACAACAGATTGGAATCGATCGTACTTCCAGTGCAACCAGTCGTGATCGATCAGATGCTTACGAGTGCGGATGATTCTGAAATTGAGCGGCTGTTAAGCGGTGAAACGCAAACGAACGATGCTACCTTGGAATCGTTGCAAAGACAGTGGCAATCAACGGAGGGAAAGATACGGAAGCCAATGTGTGCCTCAAACTTTTACGAAGCACGGCGCCTGATAAGGGTGCGCAAGCAGATCCAACGTCACCAGCAGAAGTGCCGTGCACAGGCACTGGCAATGGCGAAAAAGTACATCAACGAGAACAAAGCCTTCGCCGGACGGGGCATGGAGGATCAGGGCATCGAGCTAGAGTTTGTGTGCGATGGCAAACGGAAATCTCCTGGACCGTTGATATCGTCGCCCGTTCCGAAGGTGGAACAACCAACAGTCGATAACGCACCGAAGTCACCGGTCAGCGATCCGGAGCTGTTGTACTTTCCCGAGGAGGAAGAAGTATACCGGATCGATGAGAAGCAGTTAAACTTTTTGCGCTCCAAAACGGATGGTGTTACGTTCGGTAAGAACTTTAAGGTACAGCATTACAGTACAATGATCTGTTCGCTTGCCACAGCACCGGTGGCTATGACGAGAGTTTCCAAACGACCTACCACAAGTGCGTTCGGGAGCGCTAAAATTCGACGTACCGATCCAATCAACGGTATTACGAAAAAGCTCGATCTGAGCCCAGAAGGTGGCAAAAATGGTACCACTTTGGCAATTCGGAAACAGCGCTCCATTAGGAATCGATTGGTTGAGAAAAGCACTCCACCATCCGTGGGAACGGATGCTTAA
- the LOC128296975 gene encoding ABC transporter G family member 20, producing the protein MTAVEVISGYKYYGKAKDPNKKIVLNHLNMSVTRGSIYGLLGASGCGKTTLLSCIVGRKFLNDGEINVLGGTPGTAGSGVPGPRIGYMPQDIALVEEFTIKETIYYFGRIYGMSKEKIRERYKLLKHLLELPGDDRYVGNCSGGQQRRVSFAAAMVHEPELLILDEPTVGLDPLLREKIWQYLVETTSTSKMAVIITTHYIEEAKQAGFIGLMRNGILLAEDTPTNILERFSCTSLEEAFLNLCQKHGPSEEADRTTHETQTLRAIAGAQDLKKVIPALTTNEQKAKDGGGLFAEKRKPLTSTIKELVSFTSKRRMNALLSKNFLQMVRQPAGMVFLFLYPIFQLVSFYIAVGGNPKDLRLGIVNDELANIRQCFNESLITTYYREDYDCDLYKVSCRFLEKLNRSVAIQEYYDTYEDAYRDARKGKILGFIHFSENFTESLQDVRDNVRDADDGSFHTSEIKVYLDKSDQQITFFIEKKLLQTYREFAESLMSDCRLPKQLANIPITFETPVYGTFDEEFTDFMAPGVVMTMIFFLATLITATIFITDRLEGVWDRTIVAGITALELLLAHIITQTSIMLLQCLEIILLATFLFDAQNQGSNITVVGLLMLLGFAGMLYGLLISIFCDAHSTANFMATGSFYPMIILCGILWPLEGMPQYLQYVAYCFPFTIPSIAVRNVLTKGWSITNSQVYMGYGAVGVWIISLLLLCLLGLKMKK; encoded by the exons ATGACGGCGGTGGAAGTGATATCCGGCTACAAATACTACGGCAAGGCGAAAGATCCGAACAAAAAGATTGTTCTGAATCACCTCAACATGAGCGTTACCCGCGGTTCGAT TTACGGACTTCTGGGTGCCTCCGGGTGCGGCAAAACCACACTACTGTCCTGCATCGTGGGGCGAAAGTTTCTCAACGATGGCGAAATTAACGTGCTCGGTGGAACACCCGGCACAGCCGGTTCGGGCGTGCCAGGGCCCCGGATCGGCTACATGCCGCAGGACATCGCGCTCGTGGAGGAGTTCACAATCAAAGAAACGATCTACTATTTCGGCAGAATATATGGCATGTCGAAGGAGAAGATTCGGGAACGGTACAAACTGTTGAAGCACCTACTGGAGCTGCCAGGTGACGATCG GTACGTCGGCAACTGTAGCGGTGGTCAACAGCGGCGGGTTTCTTTCGCTGCGGCAATGGTGCACGAACCGGAGCTGCTCATACTGGACGAACCGACCGTCGGGCTCGATCCGTTGCTGCGCGAAAAGATATGGCAGTACCTAGTCGAAACGACAAGTACAAGCAAAATGGCTGTGATTATAACGACACATTACATCGAGGAGGCAAAGCAGGCAGGTTTT ATTGGTCTGATGCGGAATGGCATACTGCTGGCGGAGGACACACCGACCAATATCCTGGAGCGGTTCTCCTGCACGTCGCTCGAGGAAGCGTTTCTCAACCTCTGCCAGAAGCATGGTCCCTCCGAGGAGGCCGACCGGACGACACACGAGACGCAAACGCTCCGAGCGATTGCGGGCGCGCAGGACCTTAAGAAGGTGATACCGGCGCTAACGACGAACGAACAGAAGGCAAAGGACGGGGGAGGTTTGTTTGCGGAAAAGCGGAAACCACTTACCAGCACGATCAAGGAGCTGGTTAGCTTCACGAGCAAGCGGCGCATGAATGCACTGCTGTCGAAGAACTTCCTCCAGATGGTCCGACAACCGGC CGGGATGGTCTTCCTGTTCCTGTATCCGATATTTCAGCTGGTAAGTTTCTACATCGCGGTCGGTGGCAACCCGAAGGATCTCCGGCTAGGGATCGTGAACGACGAGCTCGCAAACATTCGGCAGTGTTTCAACGAGTCGCTCATAACCACCTACTACCGCGAGGACTACGACTGTGATCTGTACAAAGTGTCTTGTAGATTTTTGGAGAAACTCAACCGAAGTGTAGCGATACAG GAATATTACGACACGTACGAGGATGCGTATCGCGATGCCCGGAAGGGTAAAATTCTTGGGTTCATACACTTCTCAGAAAACTTCACCGAATCGCTGCAGGACGTGCGGGACAATGTGCGGGACGCGGACGACGGTTCGTTCCACACGTCCGAGATAAAGGTGTATCTGGACAAATCGGACCAGCAGATTACGTTCTTCATCGAGAAGAAGCTGCTGCAAACGTATCGCGAGTTTGCCGAAAGTCTCATGTCCGATTGTCGGTTGCCGAAGCAGCTTGCCAACATACCGATCACCTTCGAGACGCCCGTGTACGGCACGTTCGATGAGGAGTTTACCGACTTCATGGCACCGGGTGTCGTGATGAC GATGATCTTCTTTCTGGCCACGCTGATTACAGCTACCATCTTCATTACGGATCGGTTGGAGGGGGTATGGGACCGAACGATCGTGGCAG GCATTACGGCACTGGAACTACTGTTGGCACACATCATCACACAAACGTCTATTATGTTGCTCCAGTGTCTAGAAATCATTCTACTTGCCACATTCCTCTTCGATGCACAGAACCAGggaagcaacataaccgtggTCGGATTGTTGATGCTTTTAGGCTTTGCCGGAATGCTGTACG GTCTACTAATATCGATCTTTTGTGATGCACATTCCACCGCGAACTTTATGGCGACCGGTAGCTTCTATCCCATGATCATCCTGTGTG GTATTCTGTGGCCTCTGGAGGGTATGCCTCAGTATCTGCAGTACGTTGCATACTGCTTCCCATTCACCATTCCATCGATAGCGGTGCGGAACGTGCTAACCAAGGGTTGGAGCATTACCAACTCACAAGTCTACATGGGATACGGTGCGGTGGGCGTATGGATCATAAGCTTACTATTACTGTGCCTGCTGGGATTGAAGATGAAGAAATAG